From the genome of Nasonia vitripennis strain AsymCx chromosome 1, Nvit_psr_1.1, whole genome shotgun sequence, one region includes:
- the LOC107980465 gene encoding F-box/LRR-repeat protein 4-like, producing the protein MLLLNEIKKFKNLRAFKYEEDWDSRDLYATHAILEAIHSDALKSLTIDVTFEDIFTRQEHDRLHISRFKNLEELIITVNNSESMYFNDKTLEAIARSCAKLTKLQIFGATSITDVGFIWVSKLPIESLSLSTVSISGKVLSHMKSLNELYCYGCHNINNENLTPLLETSLNIKKIEFWYCQAINAESLIDTLKKSPSHYLKVYTCSIIGGNKDFIESSHFRKVDNELSIKITRACLSPGNYGGSLCDDTYCSICSKQQSIYYIE; encoded by the exons ATGCTTTTACTAAAT GAAATAAAGAAGTTTAAGAACTTGCGTGCCTTTAAATACGAAGAAGATTGGGATTCTCGTGACTTGTACGCTACACATGCAATCCTAGAAGCAATTCATTCCGATGCACTGAAATCTTTGACCATAGATGTCACTTTTGAAGACATCTTCACGCGGCAAGAGCACGATCGTCTTCATATAAGCCGATTTAAGAATTTAGAAGAACTTATAATTACTGTTAACAATTCTGAAAGCATGTATTTTAATGATAAGACTTTAGAAGCTATTGCTCGGAGTTGCGCAAAACTGACAAAACTACAGatttttg GTGCCACAAGTATTACCGATGTTGGATTCATTTGGGTTTCCAAGTTACCGATTGAGAGCCTCAGCTTGTCTACCGTCAGCATTTCTGGCAAAGTTTTAAGCCATATGAAGAGCTTGAATGAGTTATATTGTTATGGTTGTCATAATATAAATAACGAGAATCTTACGCCATTATTAGAAACTTCTCTTAACAtcaaaaaaatagaattttggTATTGCCAAGCTATAAATGCAGAGAGTTTGATTGATACACTTAAGAAATCTCCAAGTCATTATCTAAAAGTATATACTTGCTCAATAATCGGAGGCAATAAAGATTTCATTGAATCTTCTCACTTCAGGAAAGTAGACAATGAATTAAGCATAAAAATCACACGCGCGTGCCTTAGTCCCGGCAATTATGGTGGTTCACTATGTGACGACACTTATTGCTCTATCTGTAGCAAGCAGCAATCCATTTATTACATAGAATGA
- the LOC107980908 gene encoding myosin light chain kinase, smooth muscle isoform X2: MKGFCSTFAALLVIFVSSTRSSETAAETTKFALIHCNGTSLFENDEEQAGFPGVKYTWSLNGKPVQQIEALKDRATVSGFGDLLISRFTDRDHGVYTCEVDVNTSGIRVIDVVKKNVDEKYVIPNSPCSLRSCIAARKCQAAGLPNTCSNDGEICCSDSD, translated from the exons ATGAAAGGGTTTTGCTCGACGTTCGCTGCACTGCTCGTAATCTTTGTTTCCTCCA CGAGATCGAGTGAGACAGCTGCGGAAACAACGAAATTCGCTCTGATCCACTGCAACGGGACGTCACTTTTCGAGAACGACGAGGAGCAAGCAGGCTTTCCCGGTGTCAAATACACATGGAGCTTGAATGGGAAACCGGTTCAACAGATCGAGGCGCTTAAAGATCGAGCGACAGTTTCGGGCTTCGGTGATCTGTTAATAAGCCGGTTCACGGATAGAGATCATGGAGTGTACACCTGCGAAGTAGACGTTAATACCTCGGGTATTCGAGTCATCGATGTCGTGAAGAAAAATGTCGACGAGAAAT ATGTGATACCGAACTCGCCCTGTTCTCTGCGTTCTTGCATAGCTGCGAGAAAATGTCAGGCCGCTGGTTTACCGAATACCTGCTCGAACGACGGGGAAATTTGCTGCAGTGATA GTGATTAA
- the LOC107980908 gene encoding myosin light chain kinase, smooth muscle isoform X1, whose product MKGFCSTFAALLVIFVSSTRSSETAAETTKFALIHCNGTSLFENDEEQAGFPGVKYTWSLNGKPVQQIEALKDRATVSGFGDLLISRFTDRDHGVYTCEVDVNTSGIRVIDVVKKNVDEKYVIPNSPCSLRSCIAARKCQAAGLPNTCSNDGEICCSDSKKRKL is encoded by the exons ATGAAAGGGTTTTGCTCGACGTTCGCTGCACTGCTCGTAATCTTTGTTTCCTCCA CGAGATCGAGTGAGACAGCTGCGGAAACAACGAAATTCGCTCTGATCCACTGCAACGGGACGTCACTTTTCGAGAACGACGAGGAGCAAGCAGGCTTTCCCGGTGTCAAATACACATGGAGCTTGAATGGGAAACCGGTTCAACAGATCGAGGCGCTTAAAGATCGAGCGACAGTTTCGGGCTTCGGTGATCTGTTAATAAGCCGGTTCACGGATAGAGATCATGGAGTGTACACCTGCGAAGTAGACGTTAATACCTCGGGTATTCGAGTCATCGATGTCGTGAAGAAAAATGTCGACGAGAAAT ATGTGATACCGAACTCGCCCTGTTCTCTGCGTTCTTGCATAGCTGCGAGAAAATGTCAGGCCGCTGGTTTACCGAATACCTGCTCGAACGACGGGGAAATTTGCTGCAGTGATAGTAAGAAacgaaaattataa